Proteins encoded within one genomic window of Prosthecobacter algae:
- the sufB gene encoding Fe-S cluster assembly protein SufB — translation MVTAPDNDISDIKVDSVGDFTFPERNKYDSGFGITEKTVDFIADVKNDPDWIREFRHKALKIFQSKPMPTHWATKDLENIKFDEFRYYLSDGQKPKRSWDDVPEDVKRTFDRLGIPEQERKFLAGVEAQYDSEAAYSNIKAAVEEQGVIFVNSTEGLHKHPEIFKKWFGKVIPTGDNKFSALNSAVFSGGSFIYVPPGVKVKHPLQAYFRINSEQFGQFERTLIIADEGAELMYMEGCTAPKFETATLHSAVVELVAMKGAKIQYVTVQNWSSNVFNLVTKRGIAHEDAEVRWIDCNIGSRLTMKYPGVIMKGKRARGEVISIALANSGQHQDTGAKMVHAADDTTSNVISKSISIGEGRSTYRGLVHIPKHLKGCKNNTECDALLINSNSRTDTYPAISVRGNQHSTQHEASVSQVSADQIFYLMQRGLSEAEAMSLSVNGFINDLVKEFPMEYSVELKRLIDLEMEGSVG, via the coding sequence ATGGTCACCGCCCCAGACAACGACATTTCCGACATCAAGGTCGATAGCGTGGGGGACTTCACGTTCCCTGAGCGCAATAAATACGACTCCGGCTTTGGCATCACCGAAAAGACGGTGGACTTCATTGCCGATGTCAAAAACGACCCGGACTGGATCCGTGAGTTCCGTCACAAGGCGCTCAAAATCTTCCAGAGCAAGCCGATGCCCACGCATTGGGCCACCAAGGATCTGGAGAACATCAAGTTCGACGAGTTCCGCTACTACCTTTCCGATGGCCAGAAGCCGAAGCGTTCCTGGGACGATGTGCCTGAGGATGTGAAGCGCACCTTTGACCGTCTGGGCATCCCGGAGCAGGAGCGCAAGTTCCTCGCCGGCGTGGAGGCTCAATATGACTCTGAGGCTGCCTACTCCAACATCAAGGCCGCCGTGGAAGAGCAGGGCGTCATCTTCGTCAACAGCACCGAAGGCCTGCACAAGCACCCTGAGATCTTCAAGAAGTGGTTCGGTAAGGTCATCCCAACGGGTGACAACAAATTCAGCGCCCTGAACAGCGCGGTGTTCTCCGGCGGTTCCTTCATTTACGTGCCTCCGGGCGTGAAAGTGAAGCACCCCCTGCAGGCTTATTTCCGCATCAACTCGGAGCAGTTTGGCCAGTTCGAGCGCACGCTCATCATCGCTGATGAAGGCGCGGAGCTGATGTACATGGAAGGCTGCACGGCCCCCAAGTTTGAAACCGCCACGCTGCACAGCGCTGTGGTGGAACTCGTGGCCATGAAGGGTGCGAAGATCCAGTACGTGACCGTGCAGAACTGGAGCAGCAACGTCTTCAACCTCGTCACCAAACGCGGCATCGCCCATGAAGATGCCGAGGTGCGCTGGATTGACTGCAACATCGGCAGCCGCCTGACCATGAAGTACCCGGGCGTCATCATGAAGGGCAAACGCGCCCGTGGGGAGGTCATCAGCATCGCCCTGGCCAACAGCGGTCAACACCAGGACACGGGTGCCAAGATGGTACACGCCGCTGACGACACGACGAGCAACGTCATCTCGAAGTCCATCTCCATCGGCGAAGGCCGCAGCACCTATCGTGGTCTGGTGCACATTCCCAAGCACCTCAAGGGCTGCAAGAACAACACCGAGTGCGACGCCCTGCTGATCAACAGCAACAGCCGCACCGATACGTACCCCGCCATCAGCGTGCGCGGCAACCAGCACTCCACGCAGCATGAAGCCAGCGTCAGCCAGGTGAGTGCGGACCAGATCTTTTACCTCATGCAGCGCGGCCTCAGCGAGGCTGAAGCCATGAGCCTGAGCGTGAACGGTTTCATCAACGACCTCGTGAAGGAATTCCCGATGGAATACAGCGTGGAACTGAAGCGCCTCATTGACCTCGAAATGGAAGGCAGCGTCGGCTGA
- a CDS encoding HAD family hydrolase — protein MLKAFIFDLDGTLIDSLADIAASINRMLEARGYPACKDAGIFKQMVGDGMEKLVERALPEAARSEELIRICTEEYRAFYDLHWQEQTLPYPQILEVLAALKAKGLKLGVISNKAHRFTVPMTEHFFGTDCFELILGQRAEVPRKPDPAGAYEAAASLGLRPEECAYVGDSGIDMAFAKSSGMVGIGVDWGFRSVEELREHGAVHVISKPGELLEIGDKSR, from the coding sequence ATGCTGAAAGCCTTCATCTTCGACCTCGACGGCACCCTCATTGATTCCCTGGCGGACATTGCGGCGTCCATCAACCGCATGCTGGAGGCCCGCGGTTATCCTGCCTGCAAGGATGCGGGTATCTTCAAACAGATGGTGGGAGACGGGATGGAAAAGCTCGTCGAGCGCGCCTTGCCCGAGGCGGCCCGGAGCGAGGAGCTGATCCGAATCTGCACGGAGGAGTACCGGGCTTTTTATGACCTGCACTGGCAGGAGCAGACGCTGCCTTACCCACAGATCCTGGAAGTCCTTGCCGCTCTGAAAGCTAAGGGGCTGAAGCTGGGCGTCATCTCCAACAAGGCTCATCGCTTCACCGTGCCGATGACAGAGCATTTCTTTGGTACGGACTGTTTTGAACTCATCCTGGGGCAGCGTGCCGAGGTGCCGCGCAAGCCGGATCCCGCAGGTGCCTACGAGGCGGCGGCCAGCCTGGGCCTGCGCCCCGAAGAGTGCGCCTATGTGGGTGACTCGGGCATTGACATGGCCTTTGCCAAAAGCTCCGGCATGGTGGGCATCGGTGTGGATTGGGGCTTCCGTTCCGTGGAAGAACTGAGGGAACATGGAGCCGTGCATGTGATCTCCAAACCGGGCGAATTGCTCGAAATCGGCGACAAATCACGCTGA
- a CDS encoding transcriptional repressor — protein sequence MATPSPRSSSKPSGLDCRLAVLGTDARLTPHRREVFQALAESNDHPTAYDLFAKVKERSPSISLATVYNCLEHLTSHGLIRQVQLERGQSRYCANLHEHVHFHCESCGKVIDAHPAADFDPAKFWNLPAGTKVSRMDIAIHGTCEACSSKA from the coding sequence ATGGCGACTCCCTCCCCACGCTCTTCGTCGAAGCCCTCGGGCCTTGACTGCCGTCTGGCCGTGCTGGGCACCGATGCCCGGCTGACCCCGCATCGGCGTGAAGTTTTTCAGGCCTTGGCGGAATCCAACGATCACCCGACGGCCTACGACCTGTTTGCCAAGGTCAAAGAGCGCTCTCCCAGCATCTCGCTGGCCACGGTTTACAACTGCCTGGAGCACCTCACCAGCCACGGCCTCATCCGCCAGGTGCAGTTGGAGCGCGGCCAGTCCCGCTACTGCGCGAACCTGCATGAGCACGTCCACTTTCACTGCGAAAGCTGCGGCAAGGTCATCGATGCGCACCCAGCGGCTGACTTTGACCCTGCCAAATTCTGGAACCTGCCTGCGGGCACGAAAGTCAGCCGCATGGACATCGCCATTCACGGCACCTGCGAAGCCTGCTCCAGCAAAGCCTAA
- a CDS encoding L,D-transpeptidase, producing MVSTRFLRIAAQTSVLAASFWLSSCKTPTAPPPPVEEPAKKPTGLYEWHGEGKSISSIRINVDEQKAYLYNGDDQIGWTYVATGITSFPTPTGQFKIMEKIADKVSNLYGKGYDANGKLVNSDFKQGRDLLPPGGRFEAAKMTYFMRLTGDGVGMHIGPIPRPGRRASHGCIRLPSKFAGTIFKNVSVGTPVTIEGSGPDYATYMKQSNAKAKANAAKLAASKKKAEEAAVKAAEATSLAPDDPNGPGPQATPAGTPAPGTSVITTLPATPAAPAPATPTEEVKPAQPAPQQ from the coding sequence ATGGTCTCCACCCGCTTTCTGCGAATCGCTGCCCAGACCTCTGTGCTGGCAGCTTCTTTTTGGCTATCCTCTTGTAAAACACCGACGGCCCCTCCGCCCCCGGTCGAAGAACCTGCCAAGAAGCCCACGGGTCTCTATGAATGGCATGGAGAAGGCAAAAGCATCTCCTCCATCCGCATCAATGTGGATGAGCAGAAGGCCTATCTCTACAATGGCGACGACCAGATCGGCTGGACCTACGTGGCTACGGGCATCACGAGCTTTCCCACCCCGACGGGCCAGTTCAAGATCATGGAAAAGATCGCCGACAAGGTCTCCAACCTTTATGGCAAAGGCTACGATGCCAATGGCAAGCTGGTGAACTCCGACTTTAAACAAGGGCGGGACCTGCTGCCTCCCGGTGGCCGTTTTGAAGCGGCCAAGATGACCTACTTCATGCGCCTGACAGGTGATGGCGTGGGCATGCACATCGGCCCTATTCCGCGCCCAGGTCGCCGCGCCTCCCACGGCTGCATCCGCCTGCCATCGAAGTTTGCCGGCACGATCTTCAAAAATGTTTCCGTAGGCACTCCAGTGACCATCGAGGGCAGCGGCCCGGACTATGCGACCTACATGAAGCAGTCGAACGCCAAGGCCAAGGCCAACGCGGCGAAGCTGGCAGCCTCCAAGAAAAAGGCGGAGGAAGCCGCCGTCAAAGCGGCTGAGGCGACCAGTCTGGCTCCCGATGATCCGAATGGCCCTGGGCCCCAGGCCACTCCTGCAGGCACTCCAGCACCGGGCACTTCCGTGATCACGACCCTCCCTGCCACACCTGCGGCACCAGCCCCAGCCACTCCCACGGAGGAAGTGAAGCCTGCCCAGCCCGCCCCCCAGCAGTAG
- a CDS encoding type II toxin-antitoxin system VapC family toxin, with protein sequence MNPSVYIETTIPSYLVARPSRDVVLAGHQEATREFWTLRKHQFDLYISALVIDEAGSGEPEMAAKRLECLRGLKILNSTDESDALALLLVARLGLPKKAEADAYHIAIAAVYSMDFLLTWNCKHIHNLHMQRRIEETCRKAGFVPPVIGTPDELI encoded by the coding sequence ATGAACCCCAGCGTTTACATCGAAACGACGATTCCGAGCTACCTCGTAGCGCGGCCGAGTCGTGATGTGGTACTCGCTGGCCATCAGGAAGCCACCAGAGAATTTTGGACTCTGCGAAAGCACCAATTCGACCTGTATATTTCAGCGCTAGTTATAGACGAAGCTGGGAGTGGCGAACCTGAAATGGCGGCAAAAAGACTGGAATGTCTTCGGGGTTTGAAAATCCTGAACTCCACGGACGAGTCAGACGCTCTAGCTCTGCTACTCGTCGCAAGGTTAGGACTTCCAAAAAAGGCTGAAGCTGACGCCTATCACATCGCCATCGCTGCAGTTTATTCGATGGATTTCTTACTCACCTGGAATTGCAAGCACATCCATAATTTGCATATGCAGCGCCGGATTGAGGAGACCTGTCGAAAGGCTGGTTTTGTGCCTCCGGTCATCGGCACACCTGATGAGCTCATTTAG
- a CDS encoding alpha/beta hydrolase family protein — MHRLAVLCLVFLFIALSQAQSQLPGWQAEVREIQIASTADQSLQPALTWSPTTVEARPLLVGLHTWSGDYRQAANGRVYAQWCMDQGWHFVYPNFRGPNSTPAAMGSDLAVQDVADAVAHLQKSERVDARRIYLIGVSGGGHMAMQMAGRHPEIWAGVSAWCGISDIAAWHTEHLKNGMPDNYARHIELALGGAPTGTLLAEAARRSPLTHLARAKGVPLDLNHGIHDGRLGSVPFRHSLLAFNQTAAAPLPVAEILAYYETQQRPTGWPAPEVDPLYGPKPVLFRQISGSTRVTLFEGGHEILYTPSLNWLALQQKGQPAVWTVAKPMPVGGAADTKSGL; from the coding sequence ATGCATCGACTTGCTGTTCTCTGCCTTGTCTTCTTATTTATTGCGCTATCGCAGGCCCAATCCCAGCTTCCGGGCTGGCAGGCGGAGGTGCGGGAGATTCAGATTGCCAGCACGGCAGATCAGTCTTTGCAGCCTGCCCTGACGTGGTCGCCCACGACTGTGGAAGCGCGCCCGCTTTTGGTGGGCCTGCATACCTGGAGCGGGGACTACCGACAGGCCGCGAACGGACGTGTGTATGCCCAGTGGTGCATGGACCAGGGCTGGCACTTTGTGTACCCGAACTTTCGCGGGCCGAACAGCACGCCTGCCGCCATGGGCAGCGACCTAGCAGTGCAGGATGTGGCGGATGCGGTGGCGCATCTGCAAAAAAGCGAGCGTGTGGATGCCAGACGCATCTACCTCATCGGCGTCAGCGGCGGCGGCCACATGGCCATGCAGATGGCAGGCAGGCACCCGGAGATTTGGGCCGGTGTCTCCGCTTGGTGCGGCATCAGTGACATCGCGGCTTGGCACACGGAGCATCTGAAAAACGGCATGCCGGACAACTATGCACGCCACATTGAACTGGCGCTGGGCGGTGCACCCACAGGAACGCTGCTGGCCGAGGCGGCGAGGCGATCCCCGCTGACTCACTTGGCCCGGGCCAAAGGCGTGCCGCTGGACCTGAACCATGGCATTCACGACGGGAGGCTGGGCAGTGTGCCGTTTCGGCATAGTTTGTTAGCCTTTAATCAGACCGCCGCTGCGCCCCTGCCAGTGGCGGAGATCCTGGCCTACTATGAGACCCAGCAACGGCCCACAGGCTGGCCCGCGCCGGAGGTGGACCCGCTGTATGGACCGAAGCCGGTGCTCTTCCGCCAAATTTCCGGCAGCACGCGGGTGACGCTTTTTGAGGGCGGGCATGAGATTCTGTACACACCTTCGCTGAACTGGCTGGCGCTGCAGCAGAAAGGGCAGCCTGCGGTGTGGACAGTGGCCAAACCGATGCCCGTGGGCGGTGCGGCGGATACGAAGTCCGGCCTCTGA
- a CDS encoding CusA/CzcA family heavy metal efflux RND transporter: MITSILEFSLKNRFLVIMGALLLLAAGIFSALHLPVDAVPDITNTQVQVNTAVPGLAPEETEKLVTYPLELALAGIQGVEEFRSLTKSGLSQVTLVFRDGTDIFRARQLVSERLVQVELPPGLSPQMSPISTGLGEILYYTLDYQKDAPGRKQSRERQLMDLREAHDYIVKPFLRTVPGVAEINSSGGYERQLVVLPKPESLAQAGLTFSELAAIIGQNVDNAGGGVIERGTDRMLIRGVTKVASAEDIANLPVKFAAGVEPIRVKDLAEVSIGSNVRTGCAVENGEEAVLGTVMMLVGENSRIISKRVEEKLAELQKKLPPGLELRIQYARSEVVDRTIDTVKHNLFEGAILVIGVLLLLLGNWRAALIVALAIPLSFLFALIGMTFGGVSGNLMSLGAVDFGLIIDGAVVMVENIVRVLGEKQHALGRKLTAKERLAAVREAGQQVGSPMFFGVLIITLVYLPILALTGIEGKMFHPMAITVMLALGGALVLSLTLMPALCSLLLRGNISEKDNFLMRGAKAAYAPLLGLAWKTRWGVVAAVLVLLGTTGLLFMSLKQEFVPTLNEGSWTAMVYQPANTSLKTSLERCIKTQQYLINKVPEVTRTFARVGTSEVATDPMSPGEYDLYVFYKSQSEWRQENGQPVSRDRLAELIREELAKEVPEQDYDFAQPIQMRFNEMLEGSRADLAVRIFGDDYDMMEKIGGQVKALLEGLPGTNNAEFETQGRVPVLEIQVDRAAMLKFNVEAAEVNAAITTAMAGHTAGMLMENNRRRSIVVRLPESLRNNPEVMKALPVRTQDGGLITLGRLASFVEVPQVDAIGREDGHRRVGLNVDLAGGTDSEAYVTLARQKIAETMQIPEGYRIDFGGQFEHLQEARARLAIVVPLALVLIFVLIHATFKSVMQTLIIYTGIPLAITGGVLALWLRDLPFSISAAIGFIALCGVAVLNGVVLISCFNQLRNEGRSAEVAVTEGSLQRLRPVLMTALVASLGFIPMALSEGAGAEVQRPLATVVIGGIVSSTFLTLFLLPILYRWGMKDELAARHSTQPAEVLALSLVHAP; encoded by the coding sequence ATGATCACTTCCATTCTCGAATTCTCACTCAAAAATCGCTTTCTCGTCATCATGGGGGCCTTGCTGCTCTTGGCTGCGGGAATCTTTTCCGCGCTGCATCTGCCCGTAGATGCCGTACCAGACATCACCAACACTCAGGTCCAGGTGAATACGGCTGTGCCGGGGCTGGCACCGGAGGAGACGGAGAAACTCGTCACTTATCCTTTGGAGTTGGCTCTCGCTGGTATCCAAGGAGTGGAAGAGTTTCGCTCGCTCACGAAGTCAGGCCTTTCACAGGTCACCCTGGTCTTTCGAGATGGCACAGACATCTTTCGGGCGCGGCAGCTCGTCAGTGAGCGTTTGGTGCAGGTCGAATTACCACCGGGACTCAGTCCGCAGATGTCGCCCATCAGCACGGGTTTAGGCGAGATCCTCTACTACACGCTGGATTATCAAAAGGATGCCCCGGGTCGGAAGCAATCCCGGGAACGCCAGCTCATGGATCTACGTGAGGCCCATGATTACATTGTGAAGCCTTTCCTCCGCACCGTGCCGGGTGTGGCGGAGATCAACAGCAGTGGCGGTTATGAAAGGCAGTTGGTGGTCTTGCCCAAGCCTGAATCGCTGGCACAAGCGGGTTTAACCTTCAGTGAGTTGGCAGCCATCATCGGCCAGAATGTGGACAATGCCGGCGGGGGCGTGATTGAGCGTGGCACAGACCGCATGCTCATTCGCGGTGTGACGAAGGTGGCCAGTGCTGAGGACATTGCCAACCTACCCGTCAAGTTCGCGGCGGGGGTGGAGCCCATACGAGTGAAGGATCTCGCAGAGGTGAGTATTGGCAGCAATGTGCGCACGGGCTGTGCGGTCGAAAATGGGGAGGAAGCTGTGCTGGGGACGGTGATGATGCTGGTGGGGGAAAACAGCCGCATCATCAGCAAACGGGTGGAGGAGAAACTGGCCGAATTGCAAAAGAAACTTCCTCCAGGTCTGGAGCTGCGCATTCAGTACGCACGCAGTGAAGTGGTGGACCGCACGATTGACACAGTGAAGCACAACCTGTTTGAAGGGGCCATTCTCGTCATCGGTGTGTTGCTTCTTTTGTTAGGCAACTGGCGCGCGGCACTCATCGTCGCGCTTGCTATTCCACTGTCGTTTCTATTCGCGCTCATCGGCATGACCTTTGGAGGAGTCTCCGGAAACCTGATGTCATTAGGAGCAGTGGATTTCGGTCTCATCATTGATGGGGCCGTCGTGATGGTGGAAAACATCGTGCGCGTGCTGGGAGAAAAGCAACACGCCTTGGGCCGGAAATTGACGGCGAAGGAGCGCCTGGCTGCTGTGAGGGAGGCAGGGCAGCAGGTGGGGAGCCCCATGTTTTTTGGCGTGCTCATCATCACTCTGGTTTACTTGCCTATTCTGGCATTGACCGGAATCGAGGGGAAAATGTTTCACCCCATGGCCATCACAGTGATGCTGGCTCTGGGGGGCGCTTTAGTATTGTCCTTGACGCTCATGCCTGCGCTTTGCTCCCTGCTGCTCAGAGGCAATATCTCAGAGAAGGATAACTTCCTCATGCGCGGAGCCAAGGCCGCCTACGCACCGCTGCTGGGGCTGGCCTGGAAAACGCGCTGGGGAGTGGTGGCTGCCGTTTTGGTGCTCTTGGGGACCACGGGCCTGTTATTCATGAGCTTAAAGCAGGAGTTCGTCCCTACCCTCAATGAAGGATCTTGGACGGCCATGGTTTACCAGCCTGCAAATACCAGCCTGAAAACTTCCCTGGAGCGTTGCATCAAAACACAGCAATACCTCATCAACAAGGTGCCTGAAGTCACCCGCACCTTCGCCCGCGTGGGCACCAGCGAAGTGGCCACGGACCCGATGTCCCCCGGAGAATATGATCTCTACGTCTTTTACAAATCGCAGTCTGAATGGCGGCAGGAAAATGGGCAGCCAGTGAGCCGAGACCGTTTGGCGGAGCTCATTCGTGAGGAACTGGCCAAGGAGGTGCCTGAACAAGATTATGATTTTGCCCAGCCTATCCAAATGCGTTTCAATGAGATGCTGGAAGGTTCCCGAGCGGATCTGGCGGTGCGCATTTTTGGCGACGACTACGACATGATGGAAAAGATCGGCGGGCAGGTGAAGGCGCTGCTTGAGGGATTGCCCGGCACGAACAATGCGGAGTTTGAGACACAAGGGAGGGTGCCCGTGCTGGAGATCCAGGTGGACCGTGCCGCGATGCTGAAATTCAATGTTGAGGCAGCGGAAGTGAATGCGGCCATCACCACCGCCATGGCGGGGCATACCGCAGGCATGCTCATGGAGAATAATCGCCGTCGTAGCATCGTGGTTCGACTCCCAGAATCCCTGCGCAATAACCCAGAAGTGATGAAGGCCCTGCCTGTGCGCACGCAGGACGGTGGCTTGATCACGCTGGGGCGCTTGGCCAGCTTTGTGGAGGTGCCTCAAGTGGATGCCATCGGGCGTGAAGATGGCCACCGCCGGGTGGGTCTGAATGTGGACTTGGCAGGCGGCACCGACTCGGAGGCCTATGTCACCTTAGCCCGTCAAAAAATCGCCGAAACGATGCAGATACCAGAGGGTTACCGGATTGATTTCGGGGGGCAGTTTGAGCATTTGCAGGAGGCCCGTGCACGGCTGGCCATTGTGGTTCCCCTGGCTCTGGTGCTGATCTTTGTGCTCATTCACGCCACTTTTAAAAGCGTGATGCAGACGCTTATCATCTACACGGGTATCCCTCTTGCGATCACGGGCGGTGTCTTGGCTTTATGGTTGCGGGACTTACCCTTCAGCATCAGTGCGGCTATCGGGTTCATCGCATTGTGTGGTGTGGCGGTATTGAATGGCGTCGTGTTGATCAGTTGCTTCAATCAATTGCGCAATGAAGGCCGCAGCGCAGAAGTTGCCGTGACGGAAGGCAGCCTGCAAAGACTGCGTCCCGTGCTCATGACGGCCCTGGTGGCTAGCCTGGGATTTATCCCGATGGCCTTGAGTGAGGGAGCGGGTGCCGAGGTGCAGAGGCCCCTCGCGACGGTGGTGATCGGCGGCATCGTCAGTAGCACTTTCCTCACCTTATTTCTGCTGCCGATCCTTTACCGCTGGGGAATGAAGGACGAGCTCGCAGCCCGTCATTCCACACAGCCTGCTGAGGTGCTCGCGTTATCTCTGGTCCATGCGCCGTGA
- a CDS encoding cupin domain-containing protein yields the protein MTRIQSDDLPWTSQNSPQGKYGVRRRSLSQAAGGPKDTGTWGGGHPFEVEIHRVPPGKVNFPFHEHSAQWEAYYILSGFGQVRGPKGQEAIQAGDYLVFPPGEAHQILNNSEEDLTFMVIADQPQADILHYPESGKWLLKPQKKCFQMNEVEYFAGEE from the coding sequence ATGACCCGCATCCAATCTGACGACCTTCCCTGGACCTCGCAAAACTCACCTCAGGGAAAGTATGGCGTTCGCCGGCGTTCGCTCAGCCAGGCGGCGGGTGGGCCCAAGGATACCGGCACCTGGGGTGGCGGGCATCCGTTTGAGGTGGAGATCCACCGCGTGCCGCCCGGCAAGGTGAACTTTCCTTTCCACGAGCACTCCGCCCAGTGGGAGGCCTATTACATTCTGTCGGGCTTTGGCCAGGTGCGCGGACCCAAGGGCCAGGAGGCCATCCAGGCTGGTGACTACCTTGTGTTTCCACCGGGAGAGGCCCATCAGATTCTCAATAACAGCGAGGAAGACCTCACTTTTATGGTCATCGCCGACCAGCCGCAGGCCGACATCCTTCACTACCCGGAATCCGGCAAGTGGCTGCTGAAGCCGCAGAAGAAATGCTTCCAGATGAATGAGGTGGAGTACTTTGCCGGTGAAGAATAG
- the sufC gene encoding Fe-S cluster assembly ATPase SufC — MSLEIKDLHAQIPGREILKGLNLTINPGEVHAIMGPNGSGKSTLSKVLCGHEDYEVTGGEVLLDGENILDMAVDARSRAGLFLAFQYPHEIPGVSNANFLRAALKARLPKGEDIDAIKFYKQLYTRMDQLEMDRSFTSRSVNEGFSGGEKKRNEILQLMMLEPKYAILDETDSGLDIDALKVVSRGVNAMRSENRGFLVITHYQRLLNYIQPDIVHVMIDGQIVHTGGKELALKLEEKGYDWVKEELLAAAV; from the coding sequence ATGTCCCTCGAAATCAAAGACCTCCACGCCCAGATCCCCGGCCGCGAAATCCTCAAAGGCCTGAACCTCACGATCAATCCTGGTGAAGTACACGCCATCATGGGCCCGAACGGCTCCGGCAAAAGCACCCTGAGCAAGGTTCTCTGTGGCCACGAAGACTACGAAGTCACTGGCGGTGAAGTCCTGCTGGATGGCGAAAACATCCTGGACATGGCCGTGGATGCCCGCAGCCGCGCTGGCCTGTTTCTGGCCTTCCAGTATCCGCATGAAATCCCCGGCGTGAGCAACGCCAACTTCCTCCGCGCTGCCCTCAAGGCCCGCCTGCCAAAGGGTGAGGACATTGACGCCATCAAGTTTTACAAGCAGCTCTACACCCGCATGGACCAGCTTGAAATGGACCGCAGCTTCACCAGCCGCAGCGTCAATGAAGGCTTCTCCGGTGGTGAGAAGAAGCGCAACGAAATCCTCCAGCTCATGATGCTGGAGCCGAAGTACGCCATCCTCGACGAAACCGATTCCGGCCTCGACATTGACGCCCTCAAGGTCGTCTCCCGTGGCGTCAACGCCATGCGCAGCGAGAACCGCGGTTTCCTCGTCATCACTCACTACCAGCGCCTGTTGAACTACATCCAGCCCGACATCGTCCACGTGATGATTGATGGCCAGATCGTCCACACCGGCGGCAAGGAACTGGCCCTGAAGCTGGAAGAAAAAGGCTACGACTGGGTCAAGGAAGAACTGCTGGCTGCTGCTGTTTAA
- a CDS encoding TolC family protein, with protein sequence MKNLFLHMGLWLLATASTVHARTSLLTSNDLAAEALQKNPEVRFYEAEIAAARGGRQSAAQRVNPELSMELGGMSLASQKEGLVWRAQIAQVFDFPGRMALRKAIAERDITLAELGLQQFKSQLVNQVRALSGDVVLLQRKEQAARSVRERLEALIEVLVQRDAGSVSALLERRILEAALLTSDRTLTDASKQAQESSTALNVLCGRPPEAALALVDPSTLFPQVPALEKLKEQAAGSNFDLQQKRLQVAKQGLKVDLTKSERWGNISFGPYMAGQHAGGTQVEGGFAFSIPLPLWNKNKGNVATEQARTLQAEALLLATLRDLERDLAIARSAYLAELAALDHWRPESEKQFQEAAIEADRHFRLGAVPAATYVEMQRGYLDAMDALIEGRRNAWKHRMEVERLTGAPLGQKMEPLRVAKEG encoded by the coding sequence ATGAAAAATTTGTTTCTGCACATGGGCCTGTGGCTGCTGGCCACGGCATCCACCGTTCATGCTCGCACTTCTCTTTTGACGTCAAACGACCTCGCCGCTGAGGCCCTGCAAAAAAACCCCGAAGTTCGCTTCTACGAAGCGGAGATCGCAGCAGCCCGCGGAGGGCGTCAGTCTGCGGCGCAGCGGGTCAATCCAGAGCTTTCCATGGAGCTAGGAGGGATGAGCCTCGCTAGTCAAAAGGAAGGGCTGGTTTGGCGCGCACAGATCGCTCAAGTGTTTGATTTTCCAGGTCGCATGGCGTTGCGCAAAGCCATTGCCGAGCGGGACATCACCCTGGCTGAGCTAGGTCTACAGCAGTTCAAATCCCAGTTGGTGAACCAAGTGCGGGCTTTGAGTGGTGATGTGGTGCTGCTTCAGCGCAAAGAGCAGGCGGCACGGTCTGTGAGAGAGAGGCTGGAGGCCTTGATCGAAGTTCTCGTGCAGCGGGATGCGGGCTCTGTGAGTGCTCTGCTGGAAAGGCGGATCCTGGAGGCCGCCTTGTTGACGAGCGATCGCACGCTGACCGATGCGTCCAAGCAAGCGCAGGAGTCCAGCACGGCGCTCAATGTCCTGTGTGGTCGCCCACCCGAGGCGGCTCTGGCCCTCGTAGATCCGTCCACTCTTTTCCCCCAGGTGCCAGCGCTTGAGAAACTGAAGGAGCAAGCGGCCGGGAGTAATTTCGACCTTCAACAAAAGCGCCTGCAAGTGGCGAAGCAGGGGCTGAAGGTGGACCTGACCAAGTCCGAGCGCTGGGGGAACATCAGCTTTGGTCCTTACATGGCGGGCCAGCATGCGGGGGGAACCCAGGTGGAAGGTGGGTTTGCTTTTTCCATTCCCCTGCCTCTCTGGAATAAGAACAAAGGAAATGTAGCGACCGAACAGGCGCGCACGCTCCAGGCGGAGGCACTCTTGCTGGCCACGCTCAGGGATCTGGAAAGAGACCTCGCCATCGCACGCTCGGCCTATCTGGCGGAGTTAGCAGCCCTGGACCATTGGCGTCCAGAGAGTGAAAAACAGTTCCAAGAGGCTGCAATCGAGGCAGACCGACACTTTCGTCTGGGAGCCGTGCCGGCTGCGACTTATGTCGAGATGCAGCGAGGCTACCTGGATGCCATGGACGCTTTGATCGAAGGGCGACGCAATGCCTGGAAACACCGCATGGAGGTGGAGCGGCTGACCGGGGCACCCTTGGGACAGAAAATGGAGCCTCTACGTGTGGCCAAAGAAGGCTGA